The following are from one region of the Microbacterium sp. BK668 genome:
- a CDS encoding PAAR domain-containing protein, translated as MPTGPALRAGDSALCPLFDGPKPHGGGVITPAAAVPTVLIGGMPAAVANAMPGGIVCVSPAPNGIAQGSMTVLIGGFPAARVGDQSMHGAPIVPGPGCPTVIIGG; from the coding sequence GTGCCCACCGGACCCGCTCTCCGCGCCGGCGACTCCGCGCTCTGCCCCCTGTTCGACGGACCGAAGCCGCACGGCGGCGGCGTCATCACTCCGGCGGCCGCGGTGCCGACGGTGCTCATCGGCGGGATGCCGGCGGCGGTGGCGAATGCGATGCCGGGAGGCATCGTCTGCGTCTCGCCGGCGCCCAACGGCATCGCCCAGGGAAGCATGACCGTGCTCATCGGCGGGTTCCCCGCGGCGCGGGTCGGCGACCAGTCGATGCACGGAGCGCCGATCGTCCCGGGCCCCGGGTGCCCCACCGTCATCATCGGCGGTTGA
- a CDS encoding phage tail protein has product MRGLVPGLASPSPFLERLPGVFQDAADGDFLPRFLQAFDASIAPTISTLDNLAAYVDPRLAPADFLDWLGGWVDVAPDGGWTLDQRRDIVARAVALHRGAGTLGGIREAVRLAAGPDAEVTVSDNGGVAWSGQPGGEVPGSDDVLVTVVATGVDDPEVRRRIERVLRSVVPAHVPWMLEPPPAEEGT; this is encoded by the coding sequence ATGCGCGGCCTCGTCCCCGGGCTGGCCAGCCCGTCTCCGTTCCTCGAACGTCTGCCCGGCGTCTTTCAGGACGCCGCGGACGGCGACTTCCTGCCACGTTTCCTCCAGGCGTTCGACGCGTCGATCGCGCCCACGATCTCAACCCTGGACAATCTCGCCGCCTACGTCGATCCGCGTCTCGCACCGGCCGACTTCCTGGACTGGCTCGGCGGATGGGTGGATGTCGCACCCGACGGCGGATGGACGCTCGACCAGCGGCGGGACATCGTCGCGCGCGCCGTCGCCCTTCACCGCGGGGCCGGCACGCTCGGCGGCATCCGTGAGGCCGTCCGTCTGGCCGCGGGACCGGACGCCGAGGTCACGGTCAGCGACAACGGCGGCGTCGCCTGGTCCGGGCAGCCGGGCGGAGAGGTGCCGGGAAGCGACGACGTGCTCGTCACTGTCGTCGCGACGGGAGTGGACGACCCCGAAGTGAGACGGCGGATCGAGCGCGTGCTGCGGTCGGTCGTCCCCGCGCACGTGCCCTGGATGCTCGAACCGCCCCCTGCCGAGGAGGGAACATGA
- a CDS encoding putative baseplate assembly protein, with the protein MLPAPDLDDRRFQQLVDDAKRLVAARCREWSDHNVSDPGVTLIEAFAFMVDELHYRLNRVPDRLYIAFLDLLGVTLHPPAPARAEVLFRLSAARPDPVVVPAAAEVATRRSEGEEPIVFATDDELSMPPRRLTHIGRGEPVEVRVVHADDALPGEGTFEAFQSDPAPGDAVLFGLDDAAPRCLVAVSLQCSVRGVGVDPTDPPWQWQAWTGRAWRNCRVVSDGTGGFNQDGDVEVLLPAEHVVSVVGGVRAGWIRCIVTEPVHERQPAYTSSPLVHRAAASIVGGAVDATHAEAVLGEVLGLSEGVPGQVFALSQAPVVADGEPLVVEVAGGSGWEQWHEADSFAGHTGDDRIFTVDRALGELAFPPAVRERDGGLTPYGAVPPAGAPLRIPRYRVGGGRRGNVGAGSITVLRTTVPYVRSVENLSAALGGIDGETLEEAKRRGPLAVRTRDRAVTAQDYEQLAKAARPGIARVRCVPATAADGAVRLLVVPNAAPGADGHVDFADLEPHADLLAGVAEEIGERRTVGARVIVEPPFYRGVTIVARIVARPGTVPEILEKRSLAALYRHFDPVVGGIDGTGWPFGRPVLAGEVYAVLQSVPGVELVDELKLWEADPVTGKRAGEPVLRIDLDSNALVYSYRHSVRVVTGV; encoded by the coding sequence ATGCTCCCCGCGCCCGATCTCGATGACCGGAGGTTCCAGCAGCTCGTCGACGACGCCAAGCGGCTCGTCGCCGCCCGATGCCGGGAGTGGAGCGACCACAACGTCTCGGACCCGGGCGTCACGCTCATCGAGGCCTTCGCCTTCATGGTCGACGAGCTGCACTACCGGCTGAACCGCGTGCCCGACCGGCTGTACATCGCGTTCCTCGACCTCCTCGGCGTGACCCTCCACCCGCCGGCGCCTGCCCGCGCCGAGGTGCTCTTCCGGCTCTCCGCGGCGCGGCCCGACCCGGTGGTGGTGCCGGCGGCCGCGGAGGTGGCGACCCGGCGCTCCGAGGGCGAGGAGCCGATCGTCTTCGCGACGGACGACGAGCTCTCGATGCCGCCCCGCAGACTGACGCACATCGGCCGCGGCGAGCCCGTCGAGGTGAGGGTGGTCCACGCCGACGACGCGCTTCCCGGCGAGGGGACGTTCGAAGCGTTCCAGTCGGACCCCGCTCCCGGCGATGCCGTGCTTTTCGGGCTGGACGACGCCGCACCGCGGTGCCTCGTCGCCGTCAGCCTCCAGTGCAGCGTGCGGGGTGTCGGCGTCGACCCGACCGACCCGCCGTGGCAGTGGCAGGCGTGGACCGGCCGCGCCTGGCGGAACTGCCGCGTCGTCTCCGACGGCACGGGCGGGTTCAACCAGGACGGCGACGTCGAGGTGCTGCTGCCCGCCGAGCACGTCGTCTCGGTCGTGGGGGGAGTGCGCGCCGGCTGGATCCGGTGCATCGTCACCGAGCCCGTCCACGAGCGTCAGCCCGCCTACACCTCCTCGCCCCTGGTGCACCGGGCCGCGGCATCCATCGTCGGCGGAGCGGTGGACGCGACCCACGCGGAAGCCGTCCTCGGGGAGGTCCTGGGCCTCAGCGAAGGCGTGCCGGGGCAGGTGTTCGCCCTGTCGCAGGCTCCCGTCGTCGCCGACGGCGAGCCGCTCGTGGTCGAGGTCGCCGGCGGCTCGGGCTGGGAGCAGTGGCACGAGGCCGACTCCTTCGCCGGACACACGGGCGACGACCGGATCTTCACCGTCGATCGTGCTCTGGGCGAGCTGGCCTTCCCGCCCGCCGTCCGTGAGCGCGACGGCGGGCTCACCCCGTATGGCGCCGTGCCGCCGGCGGGCGCTCCGCTGCGCATCCCGCGATACCGCGTGGGTGGTGGCCGCCGAGGCAACGTGGGTGCGGGCTCGATCACGGTCCTTCGGACCACCGTCCCGTACGTCCGATCGGTCGAGAACCTCTCGGCGGCGCTCGGCGGCATCGACGGCGAGACGCTGGAGGAGGCCAAGCGGCGCGGCCCGCTCGCGGTGCGCACCCGCGATCGGGCGGTGACCGCGCAGGACTACGAGCAGCTCGCGAAAGCGGCCCGTCCCGGGATCGCGCGCGTGCGGTGCGTGCCCGCAACGGCCGCGGACGGCGCCGTGCGGCTCCTCGTCGTTCCCAACGCGGCCCCCGGAGCGGACGGTCACGTCGACTTCGCTGACCTCGAGCCCCACGCGGATCTCCTCGCGGGTGTCGCGGAGGAGATCGGCGAACGACGGACGGTCGGGGCGCGGGTCATCGTCGAGCCGCCGTTCTACCGCGGCGTGACGATCGTCGCGCGCATCGTCGCGCGGCCCGGGACGGTGCCGGAGATCCTCGAGAAGAGGTCGCTGGCGGCCCTGTACCGGCACTTCGATCCCGTGGTCGGCGGCATCGACGGCACCGGGTGGCCCTTCGGGCGCCCCGTCCTCGCCGGCGAGGTGTACGCGGTGCTGCAGTCGGTCCCCGGCGTCGAGCTCGTCGACGAGCTCAAGCTGTGGGAGGCCGACCCGGTCACGGGCAAGCGGGCGGGCGAGCCGGTCCTGCGCATCGACCTCGATTCCAACGCGCTCGTCTACTCCTACCGGCACAGTGTCCGGGTCGTCACGGGGGTCTGA
- a CDS encoding GPW/gp25 family protein, producing MSKEFVGRGWAFPVETDRSGRILLTRDDREIEDSIRLILATAPGERPMRPEFGCAVHDYVFAPADASTAGAIGEAVRTSLRFWEPRIDLDDVLVDFDGAEEGRLLIDIRYRIRGDNDPRNLVFPFYVIPRQEGGE from the coding sequence ATGTCGAAGGAGTTCGTGGGCAGGGGATGGGCGTTCCCCGTCGAGACCGACCGCAGCGGCCGGATCCTGCTCACTCGCGACGACCGCGAGATCGAGGACAGCATCCGACTCATCCTCGCCACCGCGCCGGGGGAGCGGCCGATGCGCCCGGAGTTCGGCTGCGCCGTCCACGACTACGTCTTCGCCCCGGCGGACGCCTCGACGGCGGGGGCGATCGGCGAGGCGGTGAGGACGTCGCTGCGCTTCTGGGAGCCCCGCATCGATCTCGACGACGTGCTGGTCGACTTCGACGGTGCCGAGGAGGGACGCCTCCTCATCGACATCCGGTACCGGATCCGCGGCGACAACGATCCGCGCAACCTCGTCTTCCCGTTCTACGTCATCCCGCGACAGGAAGGAGGCGAGTGA
- a CDS encoding VgrG-related protein, which produces MPALDTYTSLLVVQVDGNELPADIAALLVRGRVTDGVGLPDAFELEFTDEHAKVAALFPIAAAISLKVSQNGPGGSPVLFEGEVTALEREDFGGALHTRVRGLDGAARLMRGTRVAAFVECSIPDIVRKVAQGAGLTVGRVEAPAGVLPHVAQDNVSDWTFLARLARLAGATFTVTGKRLDFGPPTPARDAPTGTNARENPVVIEHGANAQYVKAVVTAAEQVANVSVRGWDAATKDVVVSKADAKTRSAELPDLTPAGIAKKVGSREFADVWGEGRAASQDKLAASLADRLAGGFAEVEAQVTGNPDIRCGVAVNLSGFGKPFDGRYTVSETVHDFSASAGYSTTAVVANVSDRSLFGVAGAGVALHEPRISGVTSAVVTDNLDPEDQGRVKLKFPFASDDYVSGWARTVHVGAGPERGNVVLPEVGDEVLVSFEHGFFDRPFVLGGLFNGKDLPDGGWKEYVDSKGVLRRALVSRTGMRVEFVEDGSSETVQLTTNKGAQRVTLRQDGEKGLEILSEGPVSVTAKTDVSITTNSGKVVVSASTIALSAKDSLELEAPQVKLKGAAKVEVSAPQVAVKADAQAELSAGAAVTVKGAIVKIN; this is translated from the coding sequence ATGCCCGCGCTTGACACCTACACGAGCCTGCTCGTCGTCCAGGTCGACGGCAACGAGCTTCCCGCCGACATCGCGGCGCTCCTCGTGCGCGGGCGCGTGACGGACGGGGTGGGGCTGCCCGACGCCTTCGAGCTGGAGTTCACCGATGAGCACGCCAAGGTGGCGGCCCTCTTCCCGATCGCGGCCGCCATCTCGCTGAAGGTCTCCCAGAACGGTCCCGGCGGCTCGCCGGTCCTGTTCGAAGGGGAGGTGACCGCGCTCGAGCGGGAGGACTTCGGAGGCGCACTGCACACGCGCGTGCGCGGGCTCGACGGTGCGGCGCGGCTCATGCGCGGCACGCGCGTCGCGGCCTTCGTCGAGTGCTCGATCCCGGACATCGTCCGGAAGGTCGCCCAGGGCGCGGGGCTGACCGTCGGTCGAGTCGAGGCGCCGGCCGGCGTCCTGCCTCATGTCGCGCAGGACAACGTGAGCGACTGGACCTTCCTCGCGCGGCTCGCGCGCCTGGCCGGAGCGACCTTCACCGTCACCGGGAAGCGCCTCGACTTCGGGCCGCCGACCCCGGCTCGCGATGCCCCGACGGGCACCAACGCCCGCGAGAACCCCGTCGTCATCGAGCACGGCGCGAACGCCCAGTATGTGAAGGCGGTCGTCACGGCCGCCGAGCAGGTCGCGAACGTCTCGGTGCGGGGGTGGGATGCCGCGACGAAGGACGTCGTCGTCTCCAAGGCCGACGCCAAGACCCGCAGCGCCGAACTGCCCGACCTCACCCCGGCCGGCATCGCGAAGAAGGTGGGGAGCCGTGAGTTCGCGGACGTGTGGGGCGAGGGGCGCGCCGCGTCCCAGGACAAGCTGGCGGCCTCGCTCGCCGACCGCCTCGCCGGCGGATTCGCCGAAGTCGAGGCACAGGTCACGGGAAATCCCGACATCCGGTGCGGGGTCGCCGTCAACCTGAGCGGATTCGGCAAGCCGTTCGACGGGCGCTACACCGTGAGCGAGACCGTGCACGACTTCTCGGCGAGCGCCGGATACTCCACCACCGCCGTCGTGGCGAACGTCTCGGATCGCTCGCTCTTCGGCGTCGCCGGAGCGGGCGTCGCGCTGCACGAGCCGCGGATCTCCGGCGTCACCTCCGCCGTCGTCACCGACAACCTCGACCCCGAGGACCAGGGCCGCGTGAAGCTCAAGTTCCCGTTCGCCTCCGACGACTACGTGAGCGGCTGGGCCCGCACCGTGCACGTCGGCGCAGGCCCCGAGCGCGGGAACGTCGTGCTCCCGGAGGTGGGGGACGAGGTGCTCGTCTCCTTCGAGCACGGCTTCTTCGACCGTCCCTTCGTGCTCGGCGGCCTCTTCAACGGCAAGGACCTGCCCGACGGCGGCTGGAAGGAGTACGTCGACTCGAAGGGCGTGCTCCGGCGCGCGCTCGTGTCGCGCACGGGCATGCGCGTCGAGTTCGTCGAGGACGGATCGTCGGAGACGGTGCAGCTCACCACCAACAAGGGCGCGCAGCGCGTGACCCTGCGCCAGGACGGTGAGAAGGGACTGGAGATCCTGTCGGAGGGACCGGTGTCGGTGACGGCGAAGACGGATGTCTCGATCACGACGAACTCCGGCAAGGTCGTCGTCTCGGCATCCACCATCGCCCTCTCCGCGAAGGACTCGCTCGAACTCGAGGCGCCCCAGGTGAAGCTCAAGGGCGCCGCCAAGGTGGAGGTCTCCGCTCCGCAGGTGGCGGTCAAGGCGGACGCGCAGGCGGAGCTCTCGGCGGGGGCCGCCGTGACCGTCAAGGGCGCGATCGTGAAGATCAACTGA
- a CDS encoding peptidase M23, with translation MELTQTSSNSAKLVHARLDLFEPGPSPGKPGGPRGSIPFHFNPKELTVTKSAKWESQNQKKAGSAPPANFTTPEPQKLTLEMFFDATRSPGSSVVKDVEALFETVVPTPASIGQKRPSPPWVKFAWGPLSSFLGYVKSVAAKYTLFGSDGRPLRAVCTVSLEELPSEKGKQNPTSGGLQPRAVHTMREGDSLAVIAYREYGNAALWRPLADVNGIDDPMRVRPGRTIFLPTAEELDDARARGIARREVAHARA, from the coding sequence ATGGAGCTCACACAGACCTCCAGCAATTCCGCCAAGCTCGTCCACGCGAGGCTCGATCTCTTCGAGCCCGGTCCGTCGCCGGGCAAGCCCGGCGGGCCGCGCGGCAGCATCCCGTTCCACTTCAACCCGAAGGAGCTGACCGTCACCAAGTCGGCGAAGTGGGAGTCGCAGAACCAGAAGAAGGCGGGGTCGGCGCCGCCGGCGAACTTCACGACGCCCGAGCCGCAGAAACTCACCCTCGAGATGTTCTTCGACGCGACGCGCTCGCCCGGGTCGAGTGTCGTGAAGGACGTCGAGGCGCTGTTCGAGACGGTCGTGCCGACGCCCGCCTCGATCGGACAGAAGCGCCCCTCGCCGCCGTGGGTCAAGTTCGCGTGGGGCCCGCTCAGCAGCTTCCTCGGCTACGTCAAGTCGGTCGCGGCGAAGTACACGCTCTTCGGCTCGGACGGCCGCCCGCTGCGTGCGGTGTGCACCGTGTCGCTCGAGGAGCTTCCCTCCGAGAAGGGCAAGCAGAATCCGACCTCGGGCGGACTCCAGCCCCGAGCCGTCCACACGATGCGCGAGGGGGACAGCCTCGCCGTCATCGCGTACCGGGAGTACGGGAACGCGGCGCTGTGGCGCCCGCTCGCCGACGTCAACGGCATCGACGACCCCATGCGGGTACGGCCGGGGCGGACGATCTTCCTTCCCACCGCCGAGGAACTGGACGACGCACGGGCGCGCGGGATCGCCCGGCGGGAGGTGGCTCATGCCCGCGCTTGA
- a CDS encoding phage tail protein, producing MPLTESKDWALTVSYEVKLDEAILGAFATCEGLGIEVVLETREEGGNNAYPWQFPTRLKYPNVKLTRPLSADAEKTVQWITGFIDSAKRVNGVITAKNSAGKAVLHWELTDVVPVRWTGPSLNTDSSKVAVETLELAHHGFQVKR from the coding sequence ATGCCACTCACCGAATCCAAGGACTGGGCTCTCACCGTCTCGTACGAGGTGAAGCTCGACGAGGCGATCCTCGGCGCGTTCGCGACGTGCGAGGGGCTGGGCATCGAGGTGGTGCTGGAGACGCGCGAGGAGGGCGGCAACAACGCCTACCCGTGGCAGTTCCCCACCCGGCTGAAGTATCCGAACGTCAAGCTCACGCGCCCGCTCAGCGCCGACGCCGAGAAGACGGTGCAGTGGATCACCGGCTTCATCGACTCCGCCAAACGGGTCAACGGCGTCATCACCGCGAAGAACAGCGCGGGCAAGGCCGTCCTGCATTGGGAGCTGACCGACGTCGTGCCGGTGCGGTGGACGGGACCGTCGCTCAACACGGACTCCTCCAAGGTCGCGGTCGAGACCCTCGAGCTCGCCCACCACGGCTTCCAGGTGAAGAGGTGA
- a CDS encoding DUF6760 family protein, with product MTYGADRIVEEISYIAFHFHWPLDDILELEHPDRLRYVGEIARINERLREG from the coding sequence GTGACGTACGGGGCCGACCGCATCGTCGAGGAGATCTCGTACATCGCCTTCCACTTCCACTGGCCGCTCGACGACATCCTCGAGCTCGAGCACCCCGACCGACTGCGCTACGTCGGGGAGATCGCCCGCATCAACGAACGACTTCGAGAAGGCTGA
- a CDS encoding phage tail protein yields MALDQFDNAPAYNFSVTIDGVQMPLVMEVSGVKMEVDKIEAKQQVAADGKYVARQIPGRGKTGEITITRGLTDSRTVVDWLKTVMDGDLTGARKTAAVNILDHKGETIKTFNFTNCWVRSVEVNSLKAGSTEQATEKAIICFDESSVS; encoded by the coding sequence ATGGCTCTGGACCAATTCGACAACGCCCCCGCCTACAACTTCAGCGTCACGATCGACGGCGTGCAGATGCCGCTCGTGATGGAGGTGAGCGGCGTGAAGATGGAGGTCGACAAGATCGAGGCGAAGCAGCAGGTCGCCGCCGACGGCAAGTACGTGGCGCGGCAGATCCCCGGTCGTGGCAAGACGGGCGAGATCACCATCACGCGCGGCCTCACCGACTCGCGGACCGTCGTGGACTGGCTGAAGACCGTCATGGACGGCGACCTCACCGGCGCCCGCAAGACGGCGGCGGTGAACATCCTCGATCACAAGGGCGAGACCATCAAGACGTTCAACTTCACGAACTGCTGGGTGCGCTCGGTCGAGGTCAACTCCCTGAAGGCGGGATCGACGGAGCAGGCGACCGAGAAGGCGATCATCTGCTTCGACGAGTCCAGCGTCTCGTGA
- a CDS encoding phage tail sheath subtilisin-like domain-containing protein, with product MPTYLSPGVYIQELDAGTRPIEGVGTAVAAFVGFAPRGPLNTPTLVTNWTQYVEQFGDIEPGSYLAYSVYGYFLNGGGRCYIVRIGADQPSANGQGKPQKQVAAPQTATIGNFVFTAKSASAKAITVEVAPPEGDSPPDDEFKVTVTAEGKPPEVWGNVSSKPDSGDYVVKRVGGESKLVTVEAVAPEVQTKPKTGTTALAVPEPKSEPIVLEKQQVSAANYIGEAADRTGFSGLEEVEDVTMVSVPDLMAAYEQGAIDLETVKGVQLAIVAHCELMGDRIAVLDPPPGLSVQEVAKWRTNDSGLDSKFAALYYPWLKVLDPVTGSSKFVPPSGHLAGIWARNDNERGVHKAPANEIVRGAIDVQTKITRIEQESLNPIGVNAIRGFPGRGIRVWGARTLSSDPAWRYINVRRLFNYLEKSILLATQFAVFEPNDPALWGKLRRSITAFLMGEWRGGALFGRTPEEAFFVQCDDETNPADVIDSGRVVCRIGVAPVKPAEFVIFQLSQFSGGTGAVEE from the coding sequence ATGCCCACGTATCTCTCTCCCGGGGTCTACATCCAGGAGCTCGACGCCGGGACGCGACCGATCGAAGGCGTCGGCACCGCCGTCGCGGCGTTCGTCGGGTTCGCCCCCAGGGGCCCCCTCAATACGCCGACACTGGTGACGAACTGGACCCAGTACGTCGAGCAGTTCGGCGACATCGAGCCGGGCTCGTACCTCGCCTACTCGGTGTACGGGTACTTCCTCAATGGCGGCGGGCGGTGCTACATCGTGCGCATCGGCGCCGACCAGCCGTCGGCGAACGGCCAGGGGAAGCCGCAGAAGCAGGTGGCGGCACCGCAGACCGCGACGATCGGGAACTTCGTCTTCACGGCGAAGAGCGCCAGCGCCAAGGCGATCACCGTCGAGGTGGCGCCGCCCGAGGGGGATTCGCCTCCCGACGACGAGTTCAAGGTCACCGTGACCGCCGAGGGCAAGCCGCCCGAGGTGTGGGGGAACGTCTCGTCCAAGCCCGACTCGGGGGACTACGTCGTCAAGCGGGTCGGCGGCGAGTCGAAGCTCGTCACGGTCGAGGCAGTCGCGCCGGAGGTGCAGACCAAGCCGAAGACCGGGACGACGGCGCTCGCCGTCCCCGAGCCCAAGAGCGAGCCGATCGTGCTCGAGAAGCAGCAGGTCTCGGCGGCGAACTACATCGGCGAAGCGGCCGACCGCACCGGGTTCAGCGGGCTGGAGGAGGTCGAGGACGTCACGATGGTGTCGGTTCCGGACCTGATGGCGGCCTACGAGCAGGGCGCGATCGACCTCGAGACCGTCAAGGGCGTCCAGCTCGCGATCGTCGCGCACTGCGAGCTGATGGGGGATCGCATCGCCGTGCTCGACCCGCCGCCGGGACTCAGCGTCCAGGAGGTCGCGAAGTGGCGCACGAACGACTCGGGTCTCGACTCGAAGTTCGCCGCGCTCTACTACCCGTGGCTCAAGGTCCTCGATCCCGTCACCGGGTCGTCGAAGTTCGTGCCGCCGTCCGGGCATCTCGCCGGCATCTGGGCCCGCAACGACAACGAGCGCGGCGTGCACAAGGCGCCGGCGAACGAGATCGTCCGCGGCGCCATCGACGTGCAGACCAAGATCACCCGCATCGAGCAGGAGAGCCTGAATCCGATCGGCGTCAACGCGATCCGCGGATTCCCCGGCCGCGGCATCCGTGTCTGGGGTGCCCGCACCCTCTCCAGCGACCCGGCATGGCGCTACATCAACGTGCGCCGGCTCTTCAACTATCTGGAGAAGTCGATCCTCCTGGCGACCCAGTTCGCGGTCTTCGAGCCGAACGACCCCGCTCTGTGGGGCAAGCTGCGGCGCTCGATCACGGCCTTCCTCATGGGGGAGTGGCGCGGCGGAGCCCTCTTCGGCCGCACGCCGGAGGAGGCGTTCTTCGTCCAGTGCGACGACGAGACCAATCCCGCGGACGTGATCGACTCCGGGCGGGTCGTATGCCGGATCGGCGTCGCGCCCGTGAAGCCGGCGGAGTTCGTGATCTTCCAGCTCTCGCAGTTCTCCGGCGGCACCGGGGCGGTCGAGGAATGA
- a CDS encoding HNH endonuclease signature motif containing protein — MQDPFTGVEAALAAARDAWTAAHAGGSAADGVEGAMLAALNSAMGSLRRHVEAVHASVAAEVARASRVELGNAGLAKQQGFRSPTSMIAAATGTNVGDAARLVAVGEATAPRMTLTGADAPPKHAEVAAGLQSGRLSVAAAGAIIALLDRTALRGDPHAVHEAERVLVGQAEGLPMDQLRKILARAEAWLDPDGVQPREDELRATAYVHVREDRDGSILLDARLDPERGAVVKTVIDAMVGEVLRRRDEGPRGGMSADEQRPIPQLRADALATICRHALACESKDVPTGGATVVIRIGLDQLESGIGLGTIDGVSQPVSVQTIRRMAADAQVIPCVLGADSEILDFGRAKRLFTASQKLALGERDGGCAGCGLPPGMTQVHHLRWWHRDAGPTDLDNGILLCTRCHHRVHDDGWEIRIEGPGVRAKVWFIPPVRVDPARTPRLGGRARYDYALSA; from the coding sequence ATGCAAGATCCTTTCACGGGCGTAGAAGCAGCGCTCGCGGCCGCCCGAGATGCGTGGACTGCAGCGCACGCCGGCGGATCGGCAGCCGACGGCGTGGAAGGTGCGATGCTGGCGGCGCTGAACTCTGCGATGGGATCCCTGCGCCGGCACGTCGAGGCCGTGCACGCCTCGGTCGCAGCGGAAGTGGCGCGAGCCTCGCGCGTCGAGCTCGGGAATGCGGGCCTCGCGAAGCAGCAGGGCTTTCGCTCCCCGACATCGATGATCGCCGCAGCCACCGGAACGAACGTCGGCGACGCCGCTCGCCTGGTCGCCGTCGGCGAGGCGACGGCGCCGCGGATGACGCTCACCGGCGCGGATGCGCCACCCAAGCACGCCGAGGTGGCGGCCGGGCTCCAGAGCGGGCGGCTCAGTGTCGCCGCCGCAGGCGCGATCATCGCACTCCTCGATCGCACGGCGCTCCGCGGCGACCCCCACGCCGTGCACGAAGCCGAGCGCGTGCTGGTCGGGCAGGCGGAGGGGCTTCCGATGGATCAGCTGCGCAAGATCCTCGCCCGGGCCGAGGCGTGGCTCGACCCCGACGGCGTGCAGCCGCGCGAAGACGAACTCCGCGCGACGGCATACGTGCATGTGCGCGAGGACCGCGACGGCTCGATCCTGCTCGACGCGCGGCTCGACCCGGAACGCGGCGCGGTCGTCAAGACGGTGATCGATGCGATGGTCGGCGAGGTGCTCCGCCGTCGCGACGAGGGTCCGCGGGGTGGAATGAGCGCCGACGAGCAGCGCCCGATTCCGCAGCTTCGAGCCGATGCGCTCGCCACGATCTGCCGGCATGCTCTGGCGTGCGAGAGCAAGGATGTCCCCACCGGCGGCGCGACGGTCGTCATCCGGATCGGGCTCGACCAGCTCGAATCCGGGATAGGACTCGGGACGATTGACGGCGTCTCCCAGCCCGTGTCAGTGCAGACGATCCGACGCATGGCCGCCGACGCACAGGTGATCCCCTGCGTGCTGGGTGCAGACAGCGAGATCCTCGACTTCGGACGCGCGAAGCGCCTCTTCACCGCATCTCAGAAACTCGCACTCGGCGAGCGAGACGGCGGTTGCGCGGGATGCGGCCTTCCCCCGGGGATGACTCAGGTCCACCACCTGAGATGGTGGCATCGGGATGCCGGACCCACCGACCTCGACAACGGCATCCTGCTCTGCACCCGATGTCATCACCGCGTCCACGACGACGGCTGGGAGATCCGCATCGAGGGGCCGGGTGTGCGAGCCAAGGTGTGGTTCATCCCGCCCGTCCGCGTCGACCCCGCCCGCACACCACGCCTCGGCGGCCGCGCTCGGTACGACTACGCCCTGAGCGCGTGA
- a CDS encoding DUF4157 domain-containing protein: MSTFDFDTIDGAVRRTREERRSDTVSPVGLREHRLDVLGPAGMLRLQREAGNSAVAGLAEEERSPVLDVVSSGGSGLDRDVRSDMEGRLGADFSDVRVHTDAAAHDSARAVGAHAYTVGSHVVFQRDAYDPHSTAGRTTLAHELTHVMQQRSGPVDGTPTGGGVSVSDPGDRFERAAAANAERVMSTDDVAEPVQRSADGSAPVVQRAEDPDEEPDESAAVQGLFVQREEAPEEEEEAG, translated from the coding sequence ATGTCCACATTCGACTTCGACACCATCGACGGAGCAGTCCGCCGAACTCGAGAGGAGCGTCGATCCGACACCGTGTCGCCGGTCGGGCTCCGTGAGCATCGGCTCGACGTGCTCGGACCGGCCGGCATGCTGAGGCTGCAGCGGGAGGCGGGGAACAGCGCCGTCGCGGGTCTGGCCGAGGAGGAGCGCAGTCCCGTGCTCGACGTCGTCTCCAGCGGCGGATCGGGCCTGGACCGCGACGTCCGCAGCGACATGGAGGGCCGTCTGGGCGCCGACTTCTCGGATGTCCGGGTGCACACGGATGCCGCGGCCCACGACTCGGCGCGCGCGGTCGGCGCGCACGCCTACACGGTGGGATCCCACGTGGTGTTCCAGCGGGACGCCTACGACCCGCACTCGACCGCGGGGCGGACGACACTGGCGCACGAGCTCACCCATGTCATGCAGCAGCGCAGCGGACCCGTGGACGGGACGCCGACGGGCGGGGGAGTGAGCGTCAGCGACCCCGGCGACCGCTTCGAGCGCGCCGCAGCCGCGAACGCGGAGCGCGTGATGAGCACAGATGACGTCGCCGAGCCGGTCCAGCGTTCGGCCGACGGCTCCGCGCCGGTCGTTCAGCGAGCCGAAGACCCGGACGAGGAGCCCGATGAGTCGGCAGCCGTCCAGGGGCTGTTCGTGCAGCGCGAGGAAGCGCCCGAGGAGGAGGAAGAAGCCGGCTGA